In Kordiimonas pumila, a single genomic region encodes these proteins:
- a CDS encoding chloride channel protein, with the protein MATNKLSFAQKLKRRIRTTMFSAEGYEFGAITVLSIIVGVLAGYGAIGFYLGISMLLGFSFGVGEDALASAATRLPSWQIILTPVVGGLIVGQLLRFLPTRQTHSVPHVIESAALTNGEINAKDGIVSAAITLISLGSGASLGREGPVVHMGATIASVITRYLHLNPSVARTLLGCGVASAVAASFNAPIAGVFFALEVIIGHYALHTFAPIVIAAIAGTLVSRAHLGNFPAFETSQYFITSFWEFPAFFFLGIVASIVSILFMSGLNWSDKIRIHFHRIPYSLLPALAGLIIGIIALIYPEILSVGYEATSLALNGAYSFDLFVALLLAKMVATIISYGGRFGGGVFSPSLFLGAMLGGAFGILASSVFPDLASSPGLYAVVGMGAVASAVLGAPISTMLIVFEITGDYNVTIAVMIASAVASMLTSLFYERSFFLMQLANRGIRLEGGRASFLLESSKVEGHMTRDFFTVQENEPAVKARELLIAQEGGLLIVTDETGNMMGTVGFGQLPANIFEDHTTNTHAIRDYMRDISYTVKTTDPLQVALSRMDMSGDEILPVVSPGNRSTVVGLVKKLDVLNEYNRALLESQGRDRKVGRRG; encoded by the coding sequence ATGGCAACAAACAAACTCTCTTTCGCACAAAAGCTTAAACGTCGCATTCGAACCACCATGTTCAGTGCAGAAGGTTACGAGTTTGGCGCCATAACAGTTCTATCCATTATCGTCGGTGTATTGGCGGGTTACGGCGCAATAGGGTTTTATCTAGGCATATCCATGCTGCTAGGATTTTCTTTTGGTGTTGGCGAAGATGCCCTCGCAAGCGCCGCAACACGGCTACCATCGTGGCAGATCATTCTAACACCTGTTGTCGGCGGGCTGATTGTCGGACAATTATTACGGTTTTTGCCAACACGGCAAACACACAGTGTACCCCACGTAATAGAAAGCGCGGCCCTTACAAATGGTGAAATTAATGCCAAAGACGGCATTGTAAGTGCCGCCATTACACTGATTTCGCTTGGTTCTGGAGCATCGCTTGGCCGCGAAGGCCCTGTTGTTCATATGGGGGCCACTATTGCATCTGTTATAACCCGGTATCTACATCTAAACCCTTCCGTTGCCCGCACCTTACTTGGATGCGGCGTTGCCTCTGCCGTCGCAGCTTCCTTTAATGCCCCAATTGCCGGTGTCTTTTTTGCCCTTGAGGTCATCATTGGCCATTATGCGTTGCATACGTTTGCGCCTATTGTAATTGCAGCAATTGCAGGCACCCTTGTAAGCAGGGCGCATCTTGGTAATTTTCCAGCCTTTGAAACATCTCAATATTTCATTACCAGTTTCTGGGAATTTCCCGCCTTCTTCTTTTTAGGAATAGTGGCGTCGATTGTTTCTATTCTTTTCATGTCTGGGCTTAACTGGAGCGACAAGATACGCATCCACTTTCACAGAATACCGTATAGCCTGCTGCCTGCATTGGCAGGCCTTATCATCGGCATTATTGCACTAATATACCCGGAAATACTGAGCGTCGGTTATGAAGCAACGAGCCTTGCCTTAAACGGGGCCTACAGCTTTGACCTATTTGTAGCGCTGCTGCTGGCAAAAATGGTTGCAACGATTATCTCGTATGGTGGGCGCTTTGGTGGCGGCGTGTTTAGCCCTTCCTTGTTTCTTGGTGCTATGCTGGGCGGCGCTTTTGGTATTCTCGCAAGCAGTGTTTTTCCTGATCTTGCATCAAGCCCCGGCTTATATGCTGTTGTTGGCATGGGTGCCGTTGCCTCCGCTGTGCTAGGTGCTCCCATATCAACCATGCTTATTGTCTTTGAAATTACCGGCGATTATAATGTTACCATTGCGGTTATGATTGCCTCTGCTGTTGCGAGCATGCTTACCAGCCTGTTTTATGAGCGCTCGTTCTTCCTGATGCAACTGGCTAACCGTGGTATTCGCCTTGAAGGTGGTAGAGCAAGTTTTCTTTTGGAATCCTCAAAAGTTGAGGGCCATATGACCCGTGATTTCTTCACCGTGCAGGAAAATGAACCCGCCGTGAAAGCGCGGGAACTGCTCATTGCCCAAGAAGGCGGCCTTCTGATTGTAACGGATGAAACGGGTAATATGATGGGAACAGTTGGTTTTGGACAGCTCCCTGCCAATATTTTTGAAGACCACACGACCAATACACATGCCATACGTGATTATATGCGCGATATTTCCTATACCGTTAAAACAACCGACCCACTTCAAGTGGCTCTAAGCCGAATGGATATGAGCGGTGATGAAATTTTACCTGTTGTAAGCCCCGGCAATCGATCCACTGTTGTTGGCTTGGTGAAAAAGCTGGATGTGCTGAACGAATACAATCGTGCGCTTCTTGAAAGTCAGGGACGGGACAGAAAAGTGGGCAGACGTGGCTAA
- a CDS encoding 50S ribosomal protein L11 methyltransferase: MTEQSWCLSGELPLEQAQALEETVETLADLSDQAPPTLSYFEQDNSSLWRVEIFFSTKPDYGFINAMLEASHLLDWDHDIFPIEEKDWVSESQKLLSPVEAGCFFVYGSHDADKAKPDRINLLIDAGQAFGTGKHETTSACLEALTEYKNSFKPKTALDLGTGSGVLALAAHKLWPEAHVIATDIDPIAIDVALENTTINGGKLSNTHDEPGIKLFVADGLNDPRFKTGKPFDLIVANILAGPLIDMAADITDALKEEAILILSGLLVTQEKEVLEAYTARGLVSQGRIERGDWLALKLKK; encoded by the coding sequence ATGACTGAGCAATCATGGTGTCTTTCAGGGGAACTCCCCCTAGAGCAAGCGCAGGCCCTAGAGGAAACCGTTGAAACTTTAGCTGACCTTAGCGATCAGGCACCACCTACCCTTTCCTATTTTGAGCAAGATAACAGTTCATTGTGGCGTGTGGAAATATTCTTCAGTACCAAACCGGATTATGGTTTCATTAATGCCATGCTTGAAGCATCTCACCTGCTTGACTGGGACCATGATATATTTCCCATTGAAGAAAAAGACTGGGTAAGTGAAAGCCAGAAACTTTTGTCGCCGGTTGAAGCAGGTTGTTTCTTTGTTTATGGAAGCCACGATGCAGATAAAGCAAAACCTGACCGCATTAACCTGCTGATAGATGCCGGGCAAGCATTTGGCACAGGCAAACATGAAACAACATCAGCCTGCCTTGAAGCGCTTACCGAGTATAAAAATTCATTTAAGCCCAAAACAGCCTTGGACCTTGGAACAGGGTCTGGTGTGCTAGCACTAGCAGCCCATAAACTATGGCCGGAAGCTCATGTCATCGCAACAGACATAGACCCAATTGCTATTGATGTAGCACTAGAAAATACGACCATTAATGGTGGAAAACTCAGCAACACTCATGATGAGCCGGGCATAAAGTTATTCGTTGCAGACGGATTAAACGATCCCCGCTTCAAAACTGGTAAGCCTTTTGACCTGATTGTAGCCAATATTCTGGCGGGTCCTCTTATAGATATGGCGGCAGATATAACAGACGCCTTAAAAGAAGAGGCTATTCTTATTCTCTCTGGTCTACTGGTAACCCAAGAAAAAGAAGTCCTCGAAGCTTATACAGCTCGAGGACTAGTATCTCAGGGCAGAATTGAGAGAGGAGACTGGCTCGCGCTTAAGCTTAAAAAATAG
- a CDS encoding ATP-dependent helicase, whose protein sequence is MNDPFDLDDFDIEPPQQPVAGANPPYLNGLNDPQHEAVMALDGPVLVLAGAGTGKTRVLTTRLGHILNTGRAAPWNVLAVTFTNKAAREMQDRVARVIGRPIEGMWIGTFHSVCVKMLRRHAELVGLQSNFTILDTDDQIRLLKQLVQAEHIDDKRWPPRALAGLIDRWKNKALTPDRVPEGESFAYANGLGGKLYAAYQARLKVLNACDFGDLLMHVITILQNRPDVLRDYHNQFRYILVDEYQDTNVAQYLWLRLLAQATHNICCVGDDDQSIYGWRGAEVGNILRFSDDFPGAKIVRLEQNYRSTGHILGAASSLITANENRLGKTLWTDQGDGEKVAAKGVWDGPEEARTICDEIESLQRKDHALSEIAILVRTGFQMREFEERFITLGIPYRVIGGPRFYERAEIRDVMAYLRVIAQSDDDLAFERIINVPKRGLGTSTLQKVHHIARSHGISMTRAARQITGLDELRPAARKSLTRLMDDFDRWRGLLHSHSHTEVTEMLLDESGYMDMWQNDKSPDAPGKLENVKELVTALEEFENLGGFLEHIALVMENDSNDSREKVTLMTLHAAKGLEFDTVFLPGWEEGLFPNQRALDETGVKGLEEERRLAYVGLTRARKKAYIFFAGSRQVFGQWQSSLPSRFIEELPGKHVEMESAQGLYGSRSNRGWGGDDAYSDQGYFTSGGDKYGPGWQRAQAWRQEQKTPHTAAYKKPVTSLMTSGRKAVKPAATVSDYAIGERVFHEKFGYGLIEDIEGNKLIIEFEKAGTKRVVDSFVSRP, encoded by the coding sequence ATGAATGATCCTTTCGACCTTGATGACTTTGACATAGAACCGCCACAGCAACCTGTGGCAGGTGCTAATCCACCCTATTTAAACGGCCTTAATGATCCACAACACGAAGCTGTTATGGCGCTTGACGGCCCTGTTCTTGTTCTGGCAGGCGCTGGCACAGGTAAAACCCGAGTTCTAACCACACGCCTTGGCCATATTCTAAACACCGGGCGAGCAGCCCCTTGGAATGTCCTTGCCGTCACATTTACAAATAAAGCCGCACGGGAAATGCAGGACCGTGTCGCACGGGTTATCGGTCGGCCTATTGAAGGCATGTGGATTGGCACATTTCACAGTGTCTGCGTAAAAATGCTACGCCGCCATGCCGAACTGGTTGGTCTGCAATCAAACTTCACTATACTGGACACAGACGACCAAATACGTCTTTTGAAACAACTTGTTCAAGCCGAACATATTGATGATAAACGGTGGCCCCCACGAGCACTCGCTGGATTGATTGACCGCTGGAAAAACAAGGCTCTTACACCAGACCGTGTACCTGAAGGCGAGAGCTTTGCTTATGCAAATGGATTAGGCGGCAAGCTTTACGCTGCATATCAAGCGCGCCTTAAGGTTTTAAACGCTTGTGATTTTGGCGACCTGTTGATGCATGTTATCACTATTCTTCAAAATCGGCCTGACGTGCTGCGAGACTATCATAATCAGTTCCGGTATATTCTGGTAGACGAATATCAGGATACAAACGTGGCGCAGTATCTTTGGTTGCGCCTTCTCGCACAAGCCACTCACAATATTTGCTGTGTAGGTGATGATGACCAATCTATTTACGGTTGGCGCGGTGCTGAGGTGGGTAACATTCTGCGTTTTTCAGACGATTTTCCAGGTGCAAAGATTGTACGGCTTGAGCAAAATTACAGGTCTACCGGGCATATTCTTGGCGCTGCATCCTCGCTTATAACAGCTAATGAAAACCGGCTTGGAAAAACTCTTTGGACAGACCAAGGTGATGGTGAAAAAGTTGCCGCCAAGGGTGTATGGGATGGCCCTGAAGAGGCCCGCACCATATGCGACGAAATTGAAAGTCTTCAACGTAAAGACCACGCCTTAAGCGAAATTGCGATACTCGTACGCACCGGTTTTCAAATGCGGGAATTTGAAGAACGTTTCATCACCCTTGGTATACCTTACAGGGTGATTGGGGGCCCGCGCTTTTATGAGCGCGCTGAAATTCGCGATGTTATGGCATATCTACGTGTTATTGCACAGTCAGATGATGACTTGGCCTTTGAGCGTATTATCAATGTACCCAAGCGCGGCCTTGGTACCAGTACGTTGCAAAAAGTGCATCATATTGCCCGCAGCCACGGCATTTCCATGACCCGCGCAGCACGGCAGATAACAGGGCTTGATGAACTTCGCCCCGCCGCGCGTAAATCGCTCACCCGCCTTATGGATGACTTTGACCGCTGGCGCGGGCTTCTTCATAGCCATAGCCATACCGAAGTAACAGAAATGCTACTGGACGAATCGGGCTATATGGATATGTGGCAAAATGATAAATCCCCAGATGCCCCTGGTAAACTTGAAAACGTCAAGGAACTGGTGACAGCACTGGAAGAGTTTGAAAACCTTGGTGGCTTTCTCGAGCATATTGCGCTTGTTATGGAAAACGACAGCAATGATAGCCGCGAAAAAGTAACATTAATGACCCTTCACGCAGCCAAAGGACTGGAGTTTGATACTGTGTTCCTGCCCGGTTGGGAAGAAGGCCTTTTCCCCAACCAGCGCGCTTTGGATGAAACCGGTGTTAAAGGACTGGAAGAAGAAAGGCGGCTAGCCTATGTCGGCCTGACCCGTGCTAGAAAAAAAGCCTATATCTTTTTTGCGGGAAGCAGGCAGGTCTTTGGGCAGTGGCAATCCAGCCTGCCAAGCAGGTTTATTGAGGAACTGCCCGGCAAACACGTAGAGATGGAATCTGCACAAGGGCTATATGGTAGCCGTAGCAATCGCGGTTGGGGCGGCGATGATGCCTACTCAGACCAAGGCTATTTTACATCTGGCGGCGATAAATATGGCCCAGGATGGCAACGCGCACAAGCATGGCGTCAAGAACAGAAAACACCCCATACAGCAGCTTATAAAAAGCCGGTAACAAGCCTTATGACCAGCGGGCGCAAAGCAGTAAAACCCGCGGCAACTGTAAGCGATTACGCTATTGGCGAACGTGTTTTCCACGAAAAGTTTGGATACGGTCTGATTGAAGACATTGAAGGTAACAAACTGATCATTGAATTTGAAAAGGCTGGAACAAAGCGTGTTGTAGATAGCTTTGTAAGCCGCCCTTAA